The genomic DNA AATCCATTGATTGTGTTGTAGAGAAAAAGTTAATGGTTTAGGTTAGTGTTTAACATTGAAGGTTTATATTGAGCTCaaggttttttaaaagtttaaactaaAGGTTAGACAAAGAAACTAAAGGTTTATTCAACTAAAGGTTTGTAATGAGTGTTTGGTACAAATGAAAAGTATATCTCTATGATTAGACAACTGAAACACTTTTTCAGTAAATCTCTATGTGTAAAAGTATTCCAAAAGTTGTGTTTAAAGTCAATACTAATTTCAAATACAATCATGTAGGGAATAAACCagtttatttctgtttttttattaaaaatcaaaccaaatatcactttcttttgattaaaaaaccaaaccaaatcgacTTAAAAAATACCAAACAATATCACAatcaaaaagaacaacaaacgggttttgaaaatttttaaacaatcgagcaaaaaaaacaacaccacACGGTTCATCCCAAACACAAAGCCAAAGAAAATCTAACAACAGCATATGAAAGCTAGAGGATCATACATTTTCAAGTAAGACAGTCCAACCGCTTTGTCCAGTTCATGAACACCACTCTTCACCATTAAACCGCTTTGTCCGGTTGATGAAAACCTCGCACAAAACATGACAAAAGAGTCAATATTAATCACACAATTACACATACAAAACATCGAACGAATCTCACACTCTACTCTTAAGAAAAACACACGGgtttaaaacaaacatcaaacattCTCACAATCAAATAGAACAACAGACGGTTCATAACTCTACTACTAAACCCGTAGCTCACAATCTAAAACACAAAGACAAACATAAGCTAACAAGAACATATAACAAAGCTACTCATTCATACCTTTTCAATTAACAACCAGATTAAGCTCTCTTCACCGTTCATCCGCTCCCTCCAGTTGATGAACACCTCGCACAACGCAAGGAAAAACAGTCATCTATCAGACAATAAATCGAATTAAActgaaacccattaaccctccaaacaaatatcaaaatcaattgaacatCAAACAAATCTCAACATCTACGCCTAATCTGACAAATCGACAGAAAACAGTAACCACTCTCAAAATCAATCGAATGAAACCGAAGCCCTAACATTTAAAGGCCATAGGAGATGAATTACAACAACATGCAATAAATCAAAAATGAGAAGACGAACCTTCTCTGTCCGATTCGTTGGCCGGTAGATCTTGTCGTCCGCTTTAGGCCATCAAAAGAAACCTCCAACGTCGTTGTCGCAGAAAAAGAAACCTCCACCGTCGTTGGTCGTGAGAACCGAAGCGTCATAATCTTAGGGTTAAGCCGATTGGAAAAACCATCGCcttaataaacaaacaaccCTCCAGTTTTAGCTGGAAAAAATCAATGGATTCGAGGTGAAACGATCCATTTTTTCGGAAAccgaagaaataaaaatattagtctATTAATTTTCTTCATTCACAAGGTTCTAAGAATATATAGCTTCCAATTATAACAATAGTGACTTTTATTAGTTCCAGATTCAGCAtgtttaactttaaaaaaatttcatcgtgaattacaaaaaatactcaaataattatttttacatagcATAGAACCTACAAAAACCAAATTGCTTTTGCAGTATACAATTAACTAGTGAAGTATAAGACGTTCAAATCGCAACTCTATTAGAAACTAAAAGCAAATTGACCTAGCTTTGGTTCATAAACTCGTAAAGCCATTGATCAAACGACAATCTCCATGAAAGGATAGTTGATTTCTCATTGTGGTTCGACCCTAAGTACTAAAATGGTAGGATCATTAGTACATTAAGACTTTAAttgacaatttgtttttttttttggggtgcaCAATTGACAAATTAATACACAATATTAATCATAATGCCACTTTTGAAGACACTTTTGAACCAATTTCTGCATCATAATAATTTCATACTCTGCATGTAACTCGCTTTACACTATTTGTGATACCGTTGATGAGTTGCCCATAGAAACCGTAGATGGAATGTTTTAGCTTCTTCATCCCTTGAAAGACTTCCATCAATTCTGAAACCACAAAAAAAGTAGTTTGAAATTTACACACAAGAGTTTAAGAGTATAATTTGATCGTTTGGATAGTAGTTTCCTTACCCAGAATAAGACGTAACCGGAGGTAACTCATTAGCATTACAGATCTGGAGATGATCGACTTCTCAACAAAATCTAGAAAATACAAAACCACAATCTACGTTATCtgtgtaaaaataaaatgaatacgTTCTAATTATCCAAGATCTAACTTCATATCACAGTTCTCAAATCCAGTTACCTGATTCAGAAGGCGGTTTGTAGTCAAGCCCATACACCGTATATTTGGCATAAGCGAGTAGTCTCGTCCGTTTTGGGGCACCTAACTTCAAAGTGATTGACCGCACGAGTCCACTGTGATAGAGTAAAACAAGGAGTTAAGTGAACAAGGATAAACTCTTTCAAGatttaataaatagtaaaacCGAGGATGAGGATTGTACTCTGTTCGCAGTACGGTTAAAAAATCAGGTGGAAGAGACCCCATGAAAGTTGTTACGTCTTCCAATCTCAAAAGCTTCACCTCCTGTTTCAGTTTTTGCCTCTCTTGTTCAGACATCCCTTTCCCCAGTCCTGATTTGCTATTACCAAGAGGCGGGGACAAGAATAAGTCTTTTTTGCATGTAACAATGTAAACGAAAACCAAAATGGCATCGTTATTAAAAAAAGTCTAGTCTACGATTCTAGCTTTACAACAAAACAATGGTGGGGAGCAAACACACATACCTTTCACTAGTTCTTCCAGTGAATATGACAGGGAAGAATTTGGCATATTTTCCAACCCCAAACTGTTTCCCTAATTCTTGTATCTTTTTTGAGTCTAGAAGAATCAGAGCCTCCCACAACCGACAAAAGTCCCGCCTAAACCCTTCATCCAATGATTTACAGTTCCCGTGGTCTAGCAGAACTTTGCATCCAACCgtgaatttgaagaagaagattgaacgTTCTATCATGAGAATCTGGAACTAGTAAGAGGTCGAATTGAATTACGAACATAAAAGTACCTAGAGAGAAGCCATTATGGCCTCCGGGAGAAACTAGAATATTTCCCGGATGCGGGTCACCATGTATGAATCCGTGAACAAATATCATTTCAGCAAACACTTCAACCAACACTTTGGCAACCTATAGGAATATGGGGGAGAAAAATTTAATGCTTCCGCAAAGAAATAAGAAACATATATTTGACAGCTCGAATGGTATGCGTATATTTGATAGATCTAATGCTAAGCGTATATTTGTCAGGCCATATGCCAAAGCTGTATCTTTTAACTTATGCCTAAGAAGTCGTTACCAACCTTTTCTGGACTTAATTTGGTGCTTTTGAGAGATTCCACATCGTCAACCTGAAACCTAAGGAAATTGGAGTTGGTTGAACATACAAGAATTACAGTACACACGAGCTGCATGAGGATCTCAAaggatataaaatataatattataatgttAAGTTACATAAGNGGGGACAAGAATAAGTCTTTTTTGCATGTAACAATGTAAACGAAAACCAAAATGGCATCGTTATTAAAAAAAGTCTAGTCTACGATTCTAGCTTTACAACAAAACAATGGTGGGGAGCAAACACACATACCTTTCACTAGTTCTTCCAGTGAATATGACAGGGAAGAATTTGGCATATTTTCCAACCCCAAACTGTTTCCCTAATTCTTGTATCTTTTTTGAGTCTAGAAGAATCAGAGCCTCCCACAACCGACAAAAGTCCCGCCTAAACCCTTCATCCAATGATTTACAGTTCCCGTGGTCTAGCAGAACTTTGCATCCAACCgtgaatttgaagaagaagattgaacgTTCTATCATGAGAATCTGGAACTAGTAAGAGGTCGAATTGAATTACGAACATAAAAGTACCTAGAGAGAAGCCATTATGGCCTCCGGGAGAAACTAGAATATTTCCCGGATGCGGGTCACCATGTATGAATCCGTGAACAAATATCATTTCAGCAAACACTTCAACCAACACTTTGGCAACCTATAGGAATATGGGGGAGAAAAATTTAATGCTTCCGCAAAGAAATAAGAAACATATATTTGACAGCTCGAATGGTATGCGTATATTTGATAGATCTAATGCTAAGCGTATATTTGTCAGGCCATATGCCAAAGCTGTATCTTTTAACTTATGCCTAAGAAGTCGTTACCAACCTTTTCTGGACTTAATTTGGTGCTTTTGAGAGATTCCACATCGTCAACCTGAAACCTAAGGAAATTGGAGTTGGTTGAACATACAAGAATTACAGTACACACGAGCTGCATGAGGATCTCAAaggatataaaatataatattataatgttAAGTTACATAAGTAAaccacaactgaaactcaaagaGGTCCCCTGGTTTGGAAAATTTATcccaaattcaaatctataGCAAAGGGGAAATCAAAATCTATCGCGTTTTGAATTAATCACAGATAATTTCTATCAATTATTTATcgcaaaaaaaatcagatatagattttttattactagaCAAGTTAAACAGctaacacaaaaaaatttaaacttttccATTTTCGCTATAAAGCTTTGAATACTATCTCATTTCAACCTTTCTAAGTATTTAAATTGTTTGAGATGGCTTCAGACTTCATTCTTCACTTATGTCTTCTAAATGAATAACTAATAATTAAGATCTAGGATAACAGATTAACTGTATGAATGATTAACTGTGGAACGTCATTACCTTGAAACCCTTGCAGAACTGCATTGTCAGGACTTGAGTGGTTGTGAACtcctatatatttatatggatgacaatattaagaaaacaaaatatcacCTCAACATGTCCTAAGACTATGGGAAAATCGACATCAAAATCAAAGACAATTAATGATAATGGTAGAGTTATGAAAATTCTTTAAGTCATACCCAAAACACCGTGGGAACTGTAATCATTTTGTTATGTTTGAAGTTTTTGGCAATTCTCTCTGAATTTTTTGCCTCTTGTATGAAATCTGTGGACAAGAAAATTAAAGCAGATATGAAATCATCAGATTCACTATACAAAACtctagaaaataaaacacaaacacatgcGCACAATGCAGTGCTTGGTTCTAAAGTTTTAGGTTACTGACCAAGTTCCTGGGAAATTGACTTTACGAATTCATAAACTAGCCAATCAAATCTGTATTCTGGAAATATCTGCTaagtggaagaaaaaaaaataacaactttAAGAAATTATAAACGGCTGCATACGATTTGCAGCCAAGAAATATATGAATCAGAGATGCACACACAGTTCAAGTAACTGCATCATTGATCTCAACTAGCAGGTTCCACAACAACGCAGGCTAAGGTCACAAACTCACAATCACCagcaaaacaaatgaaactagAAGGAAGTAAACGAATGAAGTCATGACCATGCCCAAGTAGCATAAACTACTCCAGGACACAAGAGATATCATCTGCACCAGCAGTTCCCTGTCAATCATAATGAAAGTCCCAACTCCAAAACTATAGGctcaaatatttcatcataaaaaaattatattcacatCAAATTCCAGTATCCCAAGATCAGTTGTTTATATGACATCACCATCATTAAAATCCTATTTGTTTCCTTTCATATTTAATGAACATCTATAGATATAAGGCAACAAAAAATACAGGAACCTTGGCGACTGATTTTGAAAGGAACGACATGATCGTTGTATCTAACTTCATGTTCTGCTTCAATCCAGGGTATTGCACCTATtttaacatcaaaaaaaaaaaaacccataaaaacTGAGAATCTGGCAATATTAATATTAACAAGAGGAGCAAGGTTTGCCCCATTTACGTCTTAAGAAAGCAGCATCAGGAATGACTAATGGTAAGTAAGATAGacaggaaaagagaaaaaagaatatcTACAAAAACCAAGTTTTAAACCTAATGAATGATGAAGACATGGGGTTGTGGCAAAATGAACAtaagcaaagcaaaagatttATCTTGCAACGAAGTTAACCTTTACTGCTACTTCCTGATGATCATTCAGGACAGCATGATGTACTTGAGCAATAGATGCTGCCGCAATTGGTTCCTcatcaaaagataaaaatctGATGTTTAATGTATGAGAGATGTTAAATCAGTACAACATGACACTCAGACTTAATCAGTACAATCATAGATAGTTTAACAATAACTGTTCAAGACTTACATCTCTGTGAGATTTTGACCCAAGTTGCTTGTCAGAACGTGTTTTATTTCTTGAAAATTACAAGGAACTGCCTTCAATGATTTTTACAAGAGAAAAGAGTttagaaacagaacaaacaatTAGAGTCCTTTCTTCAGACTGTTACAAAGTCATATATGTGtcaaaagacagaaaaaagtTCACGCAATACACATAAAGACTTCATCATAACAGACTTAACAGTAAACATACCTGGTCCTGCAACGACGAAAGGGCCAAAGAATACTCTTTCGGAACCAGCTTCAACGTAGCCAAAAACTGACCAGCTTTCACATAAAAACCTTTATTACTTTCACACAGTTTAAGAATTCGTCTAGCAGACCGTGAATGAACCTAAcacaatacaaaaacaaaccaaattgcTTTTGCAGTATACAACTAGTGAAGTATAAGACGTTCAAACGAATTGACCCTAGCTTTGGTTCATAAACTCCTAAAGCTATTCATCAACCATGAAACGAATGTGAGAAATGTCAAATTTGAACATCAAATAACTTCGAATCAGTGTTAAAGAAAACGTATAAATTTGCAAACCTCTGTTAATCTCTGAAGATACTCATCGGAATCTGCTGGTAATCTACGCAGGCTATACTTGTAATCGGCGACGGTGAGAGTGATCTACAAAAGTAGAGAAAATTAGAATCAATGAAATGGATTGGAATGAGAAAATGCTAAAACCAATAGAGTGATAAAGGAAATTTACGAACGGCGTAGATAGCGCGAGAAGAACGGACGACGCCTGCTACAGCCGTGGCGATTTTATTGGAAGGAGAGTCCCGGAAAACAGATACGGCGGTGGCGGTGCCAGTGACGGCAGTGAGAGAAAGGCCGGTGACTGTAAAAGCAAAGATCCGAGGAGACTTGGATCTACCGGGAAATTTGAATTTGCGGAGGGTCTCCATGTTTGTTGAGATGCTCTTTGTggggttttgggttttttcgGAGTaacggagaagaagacgaagaagcctCATGACACTTTCTAAGTCGGGTCGGGTCTCATAAATACAACATACATCCATTATAAATAATCTTACTAGATTTGGGATACAGTATGATTCTAATTCACATCTTTAAGTATTTGTGCTtagatgaaatataaaaataaatttaaatactcTTTGGgaatgttttgttgatatagACACTTTGTTTTAATATgccgaaaacaaaaaaaaaatatttatttcatatgACCAATGAACACGTACATATTATATGATGATCTCAAACAAACAGtatataactacaaatttatccgttaatcatgaaaaaaacaaaaaaagtttcattGATTCGGAACAGACATAAATGAGGCAAACTACTACCAAACCAGGAGCTGTGATTGTCACCAGGAGGATTAATGTATTTTCTTCATCACCAATTAGTTGTTTGTTGCAGTTTTGTTTGCAAGCTTCTTCCCAAATTGTAGGAGTAGATTTTTTATGTAGATTTTAAGCACTGTTGGACACAATCTTTGCACACATTTCTACATTGTTTAATTGAGAATGTGAGCCGAAAACATCATCGTTAATATAGCTACAAAGCCTACAATCATGATTACACCGtatattttcttcaatttttaagTTGCCATAATGTACGTTTTTTCTAATGCTAAGAGGGATGTGATGTGATATTTTACTATTATTGCCAAcgaagagtaaaaaaaaaaaaggatgatcCATTAGTCAAGAAATTAGCATTTGCTGTAAGCATCATATGCAATGTTTACCATAAATCCATTGACGGTAAAACACATTTTTCTCTCTCCTTTCAGGCGATTTCTAGGGCgaacccttttttcttttcacccATCCGACAGTTGGCCTCACGCCGCCGTTGAGAATCTTCTTTCTACTTTCCTTCTGGCCAACATCCAAATCAAGATGACTGATGCCACCTCTGAACCCCCAAATCCACATCCTAAGGACACTAGAGATGCTTCCATTTCCACGGCTTTGTCACCGGATCTCCCTATCAACGAATTTTCAACCCGTCAGGTGGACCCTGTCGCAACCAACAAAGCTCCAGAAAACACCACCCCGGTATCGCACCCCTTGCAGCCGCCAGTGGAAGAGCCACCTACCATTGATAATACTCAACTACAGTGGGCCGAGCGATTCAACCCTTCACTAAGAAATCTCAGTAAAGCAGCTCAGCCAATCTTCACAACTGATGGTACCCCGAAGGTACGAGCTCCAGCCTCTGTAATACTCAAGTCAACAAACACATGGAAAGACCACATTATGGCACACTTTCATGGAACTCCTCCACCTGCTGGAAAAATCTTCGTAGACCTTAACCCTATATGGGGGAAAGGAGGCACAATCAACATCCGCTGTCTCCCTAATGGCACTGTCCTCATCTTCATACCCTCAGAACTTACCAGGAAGTGGGTCTTAGAGGTCGGGTGTTGGCAAGCAGGAAGCTGCCTCTTCACCGTTACTGCTTGGTCTCCAACAGCCTCTCTAACACCCATGAAGCTTGTCTCTCTTCCCATTTGAGTTATACTCAAGGATGTCCCACCTCAGCTGTACTCCCTTCCCGGCTTAAGCACCATCGCCTCAGGTATTGGGGAGCCTCTCCATACCGAAAAGCATCAGTTACCTCCACTCTCTGCAGACACAAGGATAAAGGTAGAGATTTTACTCAAGAAAGAACTTCCTTCATCAGTGCTTGTTGAGGATGACGAAAGAAATGAAATTCGTATCTGGGTTGAATACCCGCGACTTCCCCCAAAATGCGACTACTGCAAAGACTTTGGACACTTATACCATCGATGCCCAATTGCTCCGGCCATTTCAAAACAAACCACTCTGCCAGTAACAGTTCATGTTCCTCAAGCCCCCAATATCGTTGCAGTCCACCAAGTTAACTCTAAGCAACAACCTCCTCTCAATCACCAGCCTAAGAAGCATCTAGTCGCAGGGATTCCTATTCCACCATCACCTTCTCACGCAATAAAACCAGTTGAACTTCCGCAAGCGAGCTTAACATCAACTCCATTGGCACAAGTCACCAGAATGGAGCTACCTGCAATGTCCACCCACAAATATTTGGACTCCCCAACGATAGAATCAGCAGGAGAATGGCAAGTAGTTAAGCGCAAGTCAAGCCCACCAAAGGTTGATGCTAATGCTACTGGCCACTCACGGCCGCCTCCTGAGACTAAGGATTCACAAGCTTTGAAGCCTGCTAGTAATGTGGTAAAGACAGCAGCAACAGCTACACAAGTGAAGCCGTTGAAGAACAATGCTCACAAAGCAGCAAAGCCTTCTGCTAAAGGACGACCAATAGGAAAAGGTCGTTCGCATCATCTCGTTTGAGAGCTTCAGCTCTCATCACTTTTTTGCCCACTACgatgatgaataaaaaattttgttataatatacgTTGATTAAATACAACCCAAAGGCAAGAAGAGCTCAAGGGATGGATTCAATCAAATAGACCTTCAATAGGAGGTATTTTGGAGACGCATGTTCAACAGGAAAATGCTGCCTCAATTTTGTCTCGTAACTTCCCTGGGTGGAGGTATGATTACAACTATTCTACCAATGCTCAGAATGGGAGAATATGGATAGTTTGGGATCCAACTCTCCAGGTTTTTATCTATCATAAATCGGATCAAGTAATTACTTGTGGAGTTTTCGATCGAAATACATGTCAGTCCTTCTCCATATCTTTCGTTTATGCAAGGAACGGCCTGGTAGCAAGAAGGGAACTATGGGCAACTTTGGTGGAGTTGCATCAAAACAGCTTACAAAGGAATCATCAGTGGCTTTTGATTGGAGATTTCAACCAGATTCTTCGAGCAGCAGAGCATTACTCACTTCATTCGTATCCTCTTCCTCTGCAGGGCATGGCTGAATTCCAAGAATGCCTTGACACCTGTGAACTTCTGGAAATGACTAGCAGAGGAGCAGCTCACACCTGGTATAACGGCCAACCTCTGAATCCAATTACTAGGAAGCTTGACAGAACTCTTATAAATGAAGCATGGTTATCAGCTTTTCCTCAGTCTACAGCACTGTATGATGCTCCAGGAGGATCAGATCACTCTCCCATCTTGGTTTCAATGTCAGATGAGACTCCAAGGCGGAAAGTGCCTTTCAAATTCTACTCTTTTTTCACATCTCACCCCGAATACGAAAGCCTGGTTACCTCAGCGTGGACCTCACAGGACACAAGAGTTTCTgcaatgttttctctttgtcAAAGGATGAAAGCTGTGAAGGTAGCTTGCAAAGCACTAAATAGGAGGAGCTTCAGCAATATTCAAGCCAGGACGGCTGAGGCTCAAGAAGCTCTCACCAATGTTCAGTCGTCTATACTTACAGCTCCAACACCATCGTTGTTTGAAGAGGAAAGAGTGTGCAGAGGTAGATGGCTCACTTTAGCAGCTGCAGAGGAAACCTTCCTAAGGGAAAAGTCAAGGGTCAGGTGGTGCTTAGAAGGAGATTCCAATACTCGTTTTTTCCACAACTCAGTCAAGGCACACCAATTGCGTAACCAAATTCGCTCACTTATATCTGAGACTGATGAGAGAGTCACAGATAAGGGTCTTCTCTGGTATATGATAGTCGACTGTTATCAACAGCTTCACGAGGAACACTCAAGTTGAACCCCTTTCAGTGCAGAGGATCAAGGAGCTCACTACTTACCGCTGCCCCACAGACTAGGTAGCAGCCTCACAGCAATACCATCTCCAGAACAGATTACCaacactctcttctctcttccaagAAACAAGGCGCCGGCCCTGACGGTTTCAGAGTTGAATTTTTCATTGCTTCATGGGGTGTAGTTGGACCAACAGTCATTGAGGCGGTTCGAGAGTTCTTCATTACTGGAAAGCTCCTAAAGCAGATCAACACGACTATACTAGCTTTGCTTCCCAAAACAGTGGCGGCAAAGAGACTAACTGAATTTAGGCTGATCTCTTGCTGCAACACAATATACAAGGTCATATCCAGACTCCTGGCAAAACATCTCAAGATCATTACTTCTCAGGCGGTTCAGAGAAATCAAGTTGCTTTCATTCCAGGTCGATTACTCAGTGAAAATGTGCTACTTGCCTCAGAGCTCATAGCTGATTTCAACAAGGATGGTCCAACAACAAGAGGATGTCTTCAAATTGATCTATCTAAAGCTTTTGACAACGTTGACTGGGATTTTCTAACCAACATTCTCACTGCTCTTGAACTCCTTACCATGTTCATCAACTAGCTACTGACATGCTTCTCCACCCCGTCCTATTCAGTGGCTTTCAACGGGGAATTAACTGGCTATTTTCCGGGCAGGAAGGGTCTAAGGCAAGGTGACTCTATCTCCGCTCCCTTATTCACCCTTGTCATGGATATATTATCAAAGCAGCTAGATGAATCAGTTACAAGGGGCACTTTTCAACCTCATCCCAAATGTCAACAACCGCTGATCACCCACCTGAGTTTCGCTGATGATATCCTGGTCTTTTTCGATGGAGGAGAGAACTCTCTGGTTGAAATTCTTCGAATCCTTACCCAATTCAAAGCTTCCTCAGGTCTTGGAGTAAACCTTACCAAATCATGTCTTTACCTAGACGGCAACAATCGAGGCTCCATAAGTCAGATGGCAGCAAGGCATAATCTCACTTACGGCTCACTTCCCATGCGATACCTAGGTGTTCCCCTCACTCCACACAAGCTCAAACCAACGGACTATCAACCTCTGATAGACAAGGTCCAAAGTCGCATTTCAAGTTGGACAAGTAGGCACCTCTCTTTTGCTGGTCGACTGCAACTACTCCACTCTGTCATCAACAGCACCATCAACTTCTGGGCTTCAGTTTTTCTCCTACCAAACAAATGTTTGGAAAAGCTGGAACGCATTTGTAACGCTTTCCTGTGGAATGGCGTCTCATCCTCTGCTCGCGGAGCAAAGGTCTCTTGGGAAGTAGTGTGCTCACCAAAAGCATCTGTAGGATTGGGTCTAAAGAGATTGGTTAACTGGAACCAGGCTTTTGCACTAAAAATGA from Camelina sativa cultivar DH55 chromosome 7, Cs, whole genome shotgun sequence includes the following:
- the LOC104704630 gene encoding uncharacterized protein LOC104704630; the protein is MAEFQECLDTCELLEMTSRGAAHTWYNGQPLNPITRKLDRTLINEAWLSAFPQSTALYDAPGGSDHSPILVSMSDETPRRKVPFKFYSFFTSHPEYESLVTSAWTSQDTRVSAMFSLCQRMKAVKVACKALNRRSFSNIQARTAEAQEALTNVQSSILTAPTPSLFEEERVCRGRWLTLAAAEETFLREKSRVRWCLEGDSNTRFFHNSVKAHQLRNQIRSLISETDERVTDKGLLWYMIVDCYQQLHEEHSIGPTVIEAVREFFITGKLLKQINTTILALLPKTVAAKRLTEFRLISCCNTIYKVISRLLAKHLKIITSQAVQRNQVAFIPGRLLSENVLLASELIADFNKDGPTTRGCLQIDLSKAFDNVDWDFLTNILTALELLTMKGLRQGDSISAPLFTLVMDILSKQLDESVTRGTFQPHPKCQQPLITHLSFADDILVFFDGGENSLVEILRILTQFKASSGLGVNLTKSCLYLDGNNRGSISQMAARHNLTYGSLPMRYLGVPLTPHKLKPTDYQPLIDKVQSRISSWTSRHLSFAGRLQLLHSVINSTINFWASVFLLPNKCLEKLERICNAFLWNGVSSSARGAKVSWEVVCSPKASVGLGLKRLVNWNQAFALKMIWHLFSQAGSLWVSWVKHHLIRGRSFWEADFRTTGSWIWKRISKLRARARLFVHCSVISGSQALFWHDNWIGLGPLPEILGESGPRVTGIGLLDTVNDASNNNSWLIPRGRHPLVQLLKTCLHNQTPPQTNLGQDQFHWKLTPNESHSTFSTSRTWQQLHPPGPTVPWFSQVWFKNHIPKMAFIAWLTVHDRLTTRDRLRR
- the LOC104701187 gene encoding uncharacterized aarF domain-containing protein kinase 1-like; translation: MRLLRLLLRYSEKTQNPTKSISTNMETLRKFKFPGRSKSPRIFAFTVTGLSLTAVTGTATAVSVFRDSPSNKIATAVAGVVRSSRAIYAITLTVADYKYSLRRLPADSDEYLQRLTEVHSRSARRILKLCESNKGFYVKAGQFLATLKLVPKEYSLALSSLQDQAVPCNFQEIKHVLTSNLGQNLTEIFLSFDEEPIAAASIAQVHHAVLNDHQEVAVKVQYPGLKQNMKLDTTIMSFLSKSVAKIFPEYRFDWLVYEFVKSISQELDFIQEAKNSERIAKNFKHNKMITVPTVFWEFTTTQVLTMQFCKGFKVDDVESLKSTKLSPEKVAKVLVEVFAEMIFVHGFIHGDPHPGNILVSPGGHNGFSLVLLDHGNCKSLDEGFRRDFCRLWEALILLDSKKIQELGKQFGVGKYAKFFPVIFTGRTSESKSGLGKGMSEQERQKLKQEVKLLRLEDVTTFMGSLPPDFLTVLRTDGLVRSITLKLGAPKRTRLLAYAKYTVYGLDYKPPSESDFVEKSIISRSVMLMSYLRLRLILELMEVFQGMKKLKHSIYGFYGQLINGITNSVKRVTCRV